AGCAGTCAGGGGGAGGAGTTTACGGAAGGCACTGACCGCGCGGGCCGTGATCTGGTCGAGTGGCTCATCGAGGCGAACTTCCTCGGCGCGGGCTCGGACGACCGTCACATTGTCGAGACCGAGCTCGGCGACCTGCTCCGTCAGCCATGCGACACGACGCTCCATCGGCTCGATCAGCACGAAGGAGACGTCCGGTCGAGCAATGGCGAGGACCAGTCCAGGGAGACCGGCGCCGCTGCCCACATCACCCACCCGGGCACCCGACCAGAGAAGCGGGGCGACGATCGCGGAGTTGAGGATGTGGCGCGACCACAAGCGGGGGAGTTCGAGCGGGCCGATGAGGCCGCGCTCCTCA
The sequence above is a segment of the Leifsonia williamsii genome. Coding sequences within it:
- the rsmG gene encoding 16S rRNA (guanine(527)-N(7))-methyltransferase RsmG — protein: MSDLLELEPPAAATLFGDRLEIARAFTRNLAEQGEERGLIGPLELPRLWSRHILNSAIVAPLLWSGARVGDVGSGAGLPGLVLAIARPDVSFVLIEPMERRVAWLTEQVAELGLDNVTVVRARAEEVRLDEPLDQITARAVSAFRKLLPLTAPLLRDGGQLVLMKGAGAQAELDAATKEIRKYKAHDLEVVELGDGVLDEITRVIHGTVR